In one Stenotrophomonas maltophilia genomic region, the following are encoded:
- a CDS encoding NAD(P) transhydrogenase subunit alpha, with product MAVALLGIKETAPGERRVALTPETARKLAALGVTVWYETGAGEAAGFPDAAYQDAGARAFDDGRWGEIDILLCVQAPPAQVLARLKPGAAVVGLLTPASDPTLAALASEDRLLLFPLQLLPRTTRAQAMDVLSSQAGMAGYKAALIAAERAPRFFPMLTTAAGTVRPAKVLVIGAGVAGLQAIATARRLGAQVEGFDVRPETREQIQSLGARFLDLGVSAAGEGGYARALTEEERAEQQRRLADHLRSVDVVICTAAVPGRPAPTIVTAAMVEGMAAGSVIVDLAAESGGNCALTQPGQCIEHQGVTIDGPLGLASRGATQASEMYARNLLNFVALFVREGQLSFDWEDELLAKTRWQA from the coding sequence ATGGCCGTGGCGTTGCTGGGGATCAAGGAGACCGCGCCGGGCGAACGGCGCGTAGCGTTGACGCCGGAGACCGCGCGCAAGCTCGCCGCACTGGGCGTCACCGTCTGGTACGAAACCGGTGCGGGCGAGGCCGCCGGTTTTCCCGACGCCGCCTATCAGGACGCGGGCGCACGTGCATTCGATGACGGTCGCTGGGGCGAGATCGACATTCTTCTATGCGTGCAGGCGCCGCCGGCGCAGGTGCTGGCCCGGCTCAAGCCCGGCGCAGCCGTGGTCGGCCTGCTGACGCCGGCCAGCGATCCGACACTGGCGGCGCTGGCCAGCGAGGACCGCCTGCTGCTGTTCCCGCTGCAGCTGTTGCCGCGCACCACCCGTGCGCAGGCGATGGATGTGCTCAGTTCGCAGGCCGGCATGGCGGGCTACAAGGCTGCGCTCATCGCAGCCGAGCGTGCACCGCGCTTCTTCCCGATGCTGACCACCGCGGCCGGTACCGTGCGTCCGGCCAAGGTGCTGGTGATCGGCGCCGGCGTTGCAGGATTGCAGGCGATCGCTACTGCGCGCCGCCTCGGCGCCCAGGTGGAAGGATTCGATGTGCGGCCGGAAACGCGCGAGCAGATCCAGTCGCTGGGCGCACGCTTCCTCGACCTGGGCGTCAGCGCGGCGGGCGAGGGCGGCTACGCGCGGGCGCTGACCGAGGAAGAACGGGCCGAGCAGCAGCGGCGGCTGGCCGACCATCTGCGCAGCGTCGATGTAGTGATCTGTACCGCAGCCGTGCCGGGCCGTCCGGCACCGACCATCGTTACTGCGGCGATGGTGGAAGGCATGGCGGCGGGCAGTGTGATCGTCGATCTGGCGGCCGAGAGCGGCGGCAACTGCGCGCTGACCCAGCCGGGGCAGTGCATTGAACACCAGGGCGTGACCATCGATGGACCGCTGGGCCTGGCCAGCCGGGGTGCGACCCAGGCCAGCGAGATGTATGCGCGCAACCTGCTCAATTTCGTTGCCCTGTTCGTACGCGAAGGGCAGCTGAGCTTCGACTGGGAAGACGAACTGCTGGCAAAGACGCGCTGGCAGGCGTGA
- a CDS encoding LysR family transcriptional regulator → MDLNAVRMLVQVAEARSFTVAAGQLGLSQSGLSRAISRLEVDLGVKLLQRNTRNVALTPDGRQFVEQVAPLLCGLEDAERQLADRPCTPSGTLKISAPSMFGRKVLVPLLAPLLERHSQLQVEAVLSDRLVDLVEEGFDAALRTGTIADQRIVARPLRPLRWVTVASPDYLARRGAPGDVAALAGHACLAVRNLRSGRLVDWQFLQDGQLREFTPPTRMVFDSGDPLVEAAIAGIGIVQVMDFAVADALADGRLLRVLQPYEGRSRELSLIYPPSRQHSPKLQVLADALLAGDW, encoded by the coding sequence ATGGACCTCAACGCGGTGCGCATGCTGGTGCAGGTGGCCGAAGCACGCAGCTTCACCGTCGCTGCCGGCCAGCTCGGCCTGAGCCAATCCGGGCTGTCGCGTGCGATCAGCCGGCTCGAGGTGGACCTGGGCGTGAAGCTGCTGCAGCGGAACACGCGCAACGTGGCATTGACCCCGGATGGGCGCCAGTTTGTGGAACAGGTCGCGCCACTGCTGTGCGGACTGGAGGACGCGGAACGGCAGCTTGCCGATCGCCCCTGCACGCCGTCGGGCACGCTGAAGATCAGTGCGCCGTCGATGTTCGGCCGCAAGGTGCTGGTGCCCCTGCTGGCGCCGCTGCTGGAGCGCCATTCACAACTGCAGGTCGAAGCCGTGCTCAGCGATCGCCTGGTCGACCTGGTCGAAGAGGGGTTCGACGCCGCGCTGCGTACCGGCACCATCGCCGACCAGCGCATCGTCGCCCGGCCCCTGCGACCGCTGCGCTGGGTGACCGTCGCCAGCCCGGACTACCTCGCCCGGCGCGGTGCACCGGGCGATGTGGCCGCACTGGCGGGGCATGCCTGCCTGGCCGTGCGCAACCTGCGCAGTGGCCGCCTGGTGGACTGGCAGTTCCTTCAGGACGGCCAGCTACGCGAGTTCACGCCACCGACGCGGATGGTGTTCGACAGCGGCGACCCATTGGTGGAAGCCGCCATCGCCGGCATCGGCATCGTGCAGGTAATGGATTTCGCCGTGGCCGACGCCTTGGCCGACGGCCGTCTGCTGCGCGTGCTGCAACCGTATGAAGGCCGCAGCCGCGAACTCTCTTTGATCTACCCACCTTCGCGCCAGCACTCGCCGAAGCTGCAGGTGCTGGCCGACGCGCTGCTTGCAGGGGACTGGTAG
- a CDS encoding 5'-3' exonuclease has protein sequence MTLPAPAPALYLVDASIYVFRAWHSLPDQFQDAQGWPTNAVHGFARFLLDLLERERPQHIAIAFDEALDSGFRHRLYPAYKANRDPAPEALKRQFVHCKALCAALGLAVLAHHDYEADDLIGSALHVHRGSHRGVIISADKDLSQLLLDHDEQWDYARNQRWSVAGVKARHGVHAHQIADYLALCGDAVDNIPGISGVGSKSAAVLLAHFGSLDVLYERLDEVPFLRLRGAAQMAVRLREQREHALLWRQLTTIALDAPLEGCQPGLLRQTADPELLGGLCQTLRFGPMTRRRLFNAAGMADPLPTPSFSNSGEPA, from the coding sequence ATGACCTTGCCGGCACCGGCGCCGGCGCTGTACCTGGTCGACGCCAGCATCTACGTGTTCCGTGCCTGGCACTCGCTGCCCGACCAGTTCCAGGATGCGCAGGGCTGGCCGACCAATGCCGTGCACGGCTTCGCGCGCTTCCTGCTGGACCTGCTCGAACGCGAGCGTCCGCAGCACATCGCCATCGCCTTTGACGAGGCGCTGGACAGCGGCTTCCGCCATCGCCTGTATCCGGCGTACAAGGCCAACCGCGATCCGGCTCCGGAGGCGCTGAAGCGCCAGTTCGTGCATTGCAAGGCACTGTGCGCGGCGCTCGGTCTGGCCGTGCTTGCCCATCACGACTACGAGGCCGACGACCTGATCGGCAGCGCCCTGCATGTGCACCGCGGCAGCCACCGCGGTGTCATCATTTCCGCCGACAAGGACCTGTCGCAGCTGCTGCTGGACCACGACGAGCAGTGGGACTATGCGCGCAACCAGCGCTGGAGCGTGGCCGGGGTGAAAGCGCGGCATGGCGTGCATGCGCACCAGATCGCCGACTACCTGGCACTGTGCGGCGATGCGGTGGACAACATCCCCGGCATCAGCGGCGTCGGCAGCAAGTCCGCGGCGGTCCTGCTGGCCCACTTCGGCAGCCTGGATGTGCTGTACGAGCGCCTGGACGAAGTGCCCTTCCTGCGCCTGCGCGGCGCAGCGCAGATGGCAGTGCGCCTGCGCGAGCAGCGCGAGCATGCCCTGCTCTGGCGACAGCTGACCACCATCGCGCTGGACGCGCCGCTGGAAGGCTGCCAGCCCGGCCTGCTGCGGCAGACGGCCGACCCGGAGCTGCTCGGCGGCCTGTGCCAGACCCTGCGCTTCGGCCCGATGACCCGCCGCCGGCTGTTCAACGCCGCCGGCATGGCCGACCCGCTTCCCACTCCCTCCTTTTCCAATTCCGGCGAGCCCGCATGA
- the prmC gene encoding peptide chain release factor N(5)-glutamine methyltransferase, with amino-acid sequence MSSPTQPSLRQVVADASARLGGIDARHEAELLLLHVLERPRSWLFAHATDPLPATAQAAFEALLARRAAGEPVAYLTGRRGFWTLDLRVDAATLIPRPETELLVELALERLPSDRPLSVADLGTGSGAIALALASERPLAQVLATDASPGALAMAARNAAHHELRNVRFAEGGQDWYAPLQGARFALIASNPPYIASEDPHLQQGDLRFEPASALASGIDGLDDIRRIVAGAPEHLQPAGWLLVEHGWDQGAAIRTLFDAAGFADVQTQQDLEQRDRVTLGRRPA; translated from the coding sequence ATGTCTTCCCCAACCCAACCCTCCCTGCGCCAGGTGGTGGCCGACGCCAGCGCCCGCCTGGGCGGCATCGACGCCCGCCACGAAGCCGAACTGCTGCTGCTGCATGTGCTGGAGCGTCCACGCAGCTGGCTGTTCGCCCATGCGACCGATCCGCTGCCGGCAACGGCGCAGGCTGCCTTCGAGGCGCTGCTGGCGCGTCGCGCCGCCGGTGAGCCGGTGGCCTACCTGACCGGCCGGCGCGGGTTCTGGACGCTTGATCTGCGGGTCGATGCGGCGACCCTCATCCCGCGTCCGGAAACCGAACTGCTGGTGGAGCTGGCGCTGGAACGCCTGCCATCGGACCGCCCGCTGTCCGTGGCCGACCTCGGGACCGGCAGTGGTGCGATCGCCCTGGCCCTGGCCAGCGAGCGGCCGCTGGCACAGGTGCTGGCCACCGATGCCAGCCCCGGTGCACTGGCCATGGCTGCGCGCAATGCCGCCCACCATGAACTGCGCAACGTGCGTTTCGCTGAAGGTGGACAGGACTGGTACGCACCGCTGCAGGGCGCGCGCTTTGCACTGATTGCCAGCAATCCGCCCTACATCGCCAGCGAAGATCCGCATCTGCAGCAGGGCGACCTGAGGTTCGAGCCGGCCAGCGCGCTGGCGTCCGGCATCGACGGACTGGACGATATCCGCCGCATCGTTGCAGGCGCGCCCGAACACCTGCAGCCGGCGGGCTGGCTGCTGGTCGAGCACGGCTGGGACCAGGGCGCGGCGATCCGCACGCTGTTCGATGCGGCCGGTTTCGCCGACGTGCAGACCCAGCAGGACCTTGAGCAGCGTGATCGGGTCACCCTCGGCCGGCGACCGGCCTAG
- a CDS encoding NUDIX hydrolase yields MSQRNTEAPRVVYEGKYQRMLVRGTWEYSERTHAGGLAAIIIAVTPEDKVLFVEQFRVPLQASTIEMPAGLVGDIHAGESIEVSAVRELEEETGWTAEHAEVLMIGPTSSGASSEKIAFVRATGLRRIGEGGGDDSEDITVHEVPLKQAAAWLVQKMGEGYELDAKLWAGLWMIEHHLDGRPRG; encoded by the coding sequence ATGAGCCAGCGCAATACCGAAGCCCCGCGTGTCGTCTATGAAGGCAAGTACCAGCGCATGCTGGTACGCGGCACCTGGGAGTACAGCGAACGCACCCACGCCGGTGGCCTGGCGGCGATCATCATCGCCGTCACCCCCGAGGACAAGGTGCTGTTCGTCGAGCAGTTCCGCGTGCCCCTGCAGGCATCGACCATCGAGATGCCGGCCGGGCTGGTCGGTGACATCCATGCCGGCGAGTCGATCGAAGTCTCGGCGGTACGCGAACTGGAAGAAGAGACCGGCTGGACCGCCGAGCACGCCGAAGTGCTGATGATCGGCCCGACCTCCTCAGGCGCCAGCAGCGAGAAGATCGCCTTCGTGCGCGCCACCGGCCTGCGCCGGATCGGCGAAGGCGGCGGCGATGACAGCGAGGACATCACGGTGCACGAGGTCCCGCTCAAGCAGGCTGCCGCGTGGCTGGTGCAGAAGATGGGCGAAGGCTACGAGCTCGATGCCAAGCTCTGGGCCGGGCTGTGGATGATCGAACATCACCTGGACGGGCGCCCGCGTGGCTGA
- the pip gene encoding prolyl aminopeptidase has protein sequence MRTLYPAITPYDVGTLKVDDRHTLYFEQCGNPDGKPVVMLHGGPGGGCSDKMRQFHDPAKYRIILFDQRGAGRSTPHADLVDNTTWDLVADIERLREHLNVDRWQVFGGSWGSTLALAYAETHPQRVTELVLRGIFMLRRWELEWFYQEGANRLFPDAWEHYLKPIPVVERHDLISAFHRRLTSEDEATRLEAAKAWAVWEGATSFLHVDDDFINSHEDPHFALAFARIENHYFVNGGFFEVEDQLLRDAHRIADIPGVIVHGRYDVVCPLANAWDLTKVWPKAKLEITPASGHSAFEAENVDALVRATDSFA, from the coding sequence ATGCGTACGCTGTACCCCGCCATCACCCCCTATGACGTCGGCACCCTGAAGGTCGACGACCGCCACACGCTGTACTTCGAGCAGTGCGGCAATCCGGATGGCAAGCCGGTGGTGATGCTGCACGGCGGTCCGGGCGGCGGTTGCAGCGACAAGATGCGCCAGTTCCATGACCCGGCGAAGTACCGCATCATCCTGTTCGACCAGCGCGGTGCCGGCCGTTCCACGCCGCATGCGGATCTGGTGGACAACACCACCTGGGACCTCGTCGCCGATATCGAGCGGCTGCGCGAGCATCTGAACGTCGACCGCTGGCAGGTGTTCGGTGGTAGCTGGGGGTCAACCCTGGCGCTGGCCTACGCCGAAACCCATCCGCAGCGCGTCACCGAACTGGTTCTGCGCGGCATCTTCATGCTCCGCCGCTGGGAGCTGGAGTGGTTCTACCAGGAAGGCGCCAACCGCCTGTTCCCCGATGCATGGGAGCACTATCTGAAGCCCATTCCGGTGGTTGAACGCCATGACCTGATCTCGGCGTTCCACCGTCGCCTGACCAGTGAAGACGAGGCGACCCGCCTGGAAGCAGCCAAGGCCTGGGCCGTGTGGGAGGGTGCGACCAGCTTCCTGCATGTGGATGACGACTTCATCAACAGCCACGAAGACCCGCATTTCGCGCTGGCCTTTGCCCGTATCGAGAACCACTACTTCGTCAATGGTGGCTTCTTCGAGGTGGAAGACCAGCTGCTGCGCGACGCGCACCGCATCGCCGACATCCCGGGCGTGATCGTGCATGGCCGCTACGACGTGGTGTGCCCGCTCGCCAATGCCTGGGACCTGACCAAGGTGTGGCCGAAGGCGAAGCTGGAAATCACCCCGGCATCGGGCCACTCCGCGTTCGAAGCGGAGAATGTCGACGCGCTGGTGCGCGCCACGGACAGCTTCGCGTAA
- a CDS encoding DUF1631 domain-containing protein codes for MMSAPTPLGTSGRDPAQFQLARDAVLPALCQAFGAALARFDDALFDRAGNAGASQLLFLDAMRELRRRREEIAAAFAGHLQRAWAALVAGEPLSADATLSGPAEDGLSLLAEHVLESRLAVRNFATVLLRDFKPVLARLDRRLGWLAGDVPLDADLNPISPEHLGVAIHEAFAGCELAPEVHLVLIKLCERDLRAPVGRIYDKLDEQLAAAGVMSQMGAVRRTPAASGPRSPQGLDDLVEQRPVPGFDSDFSDDEQAAPAWAQRFAARWSERRGHLQQAGGDGPGAAGSEAYGQQGMLLEALQELLQQTRHVREDATSAAQVAVGQQRPLSQREMMSVLSLLQATPSATLRAAIGEDGESLAQRLKSEVLSSATRLGVDPGQTRLDPQDEDAIDLVGMLFDVMLDERELEGRSRELIGRLVVPFVKVAMLDRRMFVQKTHPARKLLNSLAEACEGNTGESQAERMLMAKVEEIIERLVAEFNENLAIFLTLEEEFRDFLVQHRRRVEIAERRAAETQRGQEKLEMARTRAATELDRRIGDATLPPAIAEFLRQPWQHHLTLALLREGEDGASVAEALALGDGLLEEVAEARRQIIGKPWLQAWQPVLAKVFASVGVHGDAATSAIDALHDTLQGIAESRPELERALPELPQVVLPMPPVADSPTVELGSQVDTDDFDNADADRFRRMEIGSWLDFVDKDGKVQAGKLSWVSPISSRLLFVNRRGVRFCVASPEELAVMVRLGRLRAHVDDGAFDSAMQGVIDRLDPGNATLH; via the coding sequence ATGATGAGCGCGCCCACACCGTTGGGAACGTCGGGTCGTGACCCGGCCCAGTTCCAGCTTGCCCGTGACGCCGTCCTGCCCGCGCTGTGCCAGGCCTTCGGGGCGGCACTGGCGCGCTTCGACGACGCCCTGTTCGACCGTGCCGGCAATGCCGGCGCCTCGCAGCTGCTGTTCCTTGATGCGATGCGCGAGCTGCGCCGGCGGCGCGAGGAGATAGCGGCGGCCTTTGCCGGCCATCTGCAACGCGCCTGGGCGGCTCTGGTTGCCGGAGAGCCACTGTCGGCGGATGCGACCCTGTCCGGCCCGGCCGAGGATGGCCTGAGCCTGCTGGCCGAGCACGTGCTCGAATCGCGGCTGGCGGTGCGCAACTTCGCCACGGTGCTGCTGCGTGATTTCAAGCCGGTTCTGGCGCGGCTGGACCGCCGCCTGGGCTGGCTGGCCGGCGATGTGCCGCTGGATGCCGACCTGAACCCGATCAGCCCGGAACATCTGGGCGTGGCCATCCACGAGGCCTTCGCCGGCTGCGAACTGGCGCCGGAAGTCCACCTGGTGCTGATCAAGCTGTGCGAGCGCGACCTGCGCGCGCCGGTCGGCCGGATCTACGACAAGCTGGACGAGCAGCTCGCGGCGGCCGGCGTGATGTCGCAGATGGGCGCGGTGCGCCGCACCCCGGCGGCATCGGGCCCGCGTTCACCGCAGGGGCTGGACGATCTGGTCGAACAGCGCCCGGTGCCGGGGTTCGACAGCGATTTCAGCGATGACGAGCAGGCCGCACCGGCGTGGGCGCAGCGCTTCGCCGCGCGCTGGTCCGAGCGCCGAGGCCACCTTCAGCAGGCCGGTGGGGACGGTCCCGGCGCCGCCGGCAGCGAGGCCTATGGCCAGCAGGGGATGTTGCTGGAAGCGCTGCAGGAACTGCTGCAGCAGACGCGCCACGTGCGTGAGGACGCAACATCGGCCGCGCAGGTGGCCGTGGGCCAGCAGCGCCCGTTGAGCCAGCGCGAGATGATGTCGGTGCTGTCGCTGCTGCAGGCGACCCCCAGCGCCACGCTGCGTGCGGCGATCGGTGAGGATGGTGAGTCGCTCGCGCAGCGCCTGAAGAGCGAGGTGTTGTCCAGCGCCACCCGGCTGGGCGTCGACCCGGGCCAGACCCGCCTGGATCCGCAGGACGAGGACGCGATCGACCTGGTCGGCATGCTGTTCGACGTCATGCTGGATGAACGCGAACTGGAGGGTCGCTCGCGCGAACTGATCGGCCGCCTGGTGGTGCCCTTCGTCAAGGTCGCCATGCTCGACCGCCGCATGTTCGTGCAGAAGACCCATCCGGCGCGCAAGCTGCTCAATTCGTTGGCCGAGGCCTGCGAAGGCAACACCGGCGAGAGCCAGGCCGAGCGCATGCTGATGGCCAAGGTGGAGGAGATCATCGAGCGCCTGGTCGCCGAGTTCAACGAGAACCTGGCCATCTTCCTCACCCTGGAAGAGGAGTTCCGCGACTTCCTGGTGCAGCACCGTCGCCGCGTCGAGATTGCCGAGCGGCGCGCAGCCGAAACGCAGCGCGGCCAGGAAAAGCTGGAAATGGCCCGCACGCGCGCGGCCACCGAGCTGGATCGCCGCATAGGCGATGCCACCCTGCCACCGGCCATCGCCGAGTTCCTGCGCCAGCCGTGGCAGCACCACCTGACCCTGGCGCTGCTGCGCGAGGGCGAAGACGGTGCATCGGTCGCCGAAGCCCTGGCCCTGGGCGATGGCCTGCTGGAGGAAGTGGCCGAAGCGCGCCGGCAGATCATCGGCAAGCCCTGGCTGCAAGCCTGGCAGCCGGTGCTGGCCAAGGTGTTCGCCAGTGTCGGCGTACACGGCGATGCGGCAACCTCGGCCATCGATGCACTGCATGACACCCTGCAGGGCATCGCCGAGTCACGGCCGGAGCTGGAACGTGCGCTGCCGGAGCTGCCGCAGGTTGTCCTGCCCATGCCGCCGGTTGCGGACTCGCCGACGGTCGAACTGGGCAGCCAGGTGGATACCGACGATTTCGACAATGCCGATGCCGATCGCTTCCGCCGGATGGAGATCGGCAGTTGGCTGGACTTCGTCGACAAGGACGGCAAGGTGCAGGCCGGCAAGCTGTCCTGGGTGAGCCCGATTTCTTCCCGGCTGCTGTTCGTCAACCGGCGTGGCGTGCGCTTCTGCGTGGCTTCGCCGGAGGAACTGGCGGTGATGGTGCGGCTGGGCCGCCTGCGTGCGCATGTCGACGATGGCGCCTTCGACAGCGCCATGCAGGGCGTGATCGACCGCCTCGACCCGGGCAACGCCACCCTGCACTGA
- a CDS encoding nitroreductase family protein: MPDPAALLALDARRSVPSRQLGEPGPDPQTLLRMLSSAVRVPDHGKRVPFRFLKIAGDARHTLGAFLAERSRQRDPTAGEAVFEKDRQRFSHAPLVIVVVASPRPDPKVPEQEQLMTAGCVCFALLQAAQALGFGAQWLTAWMAFDPAVHAHLGLADGERIAGFIHIGTARADVPERERPDPAALLRDWTPPA, translated from the coding sequence ATGCCCGACCCCGCCGCCCTGCTTGCCCTCGATGCCCGCCGCTCGGTGCCCTCGCGGCAGCTGGGCGAGCCCGGGCCGGACCCGCAGACCCTGCTGCGCATGCTCTCCTCGGCGGTGCGGGTGCCCGACCACGGCAAGCGGGTGCCGTTCCGGTTCCTGAAGATTGCCGGCGATGCGCGTCACACTCTGGGCGCGTTCCTGGCCGAGCGCAGCCGCCAGCGCGATCCCACTGCCGGCGAGGCCGTGTTCGAGAAGGATCGCCAGCGTTTCAGCCATGCGCCGCTGGTGATCGTGGTGGTGGCCAGCCCCCGCCCCGACCCGAAGGTGCCCGAGCAGGAGCAGCTGATGACCGCTGGATGCGTCTGCTTTGCCCTGCTGCAGGCCGCACAGGCGCTGGGCTTCGGCGCCCAGTGGCTGACGGCGTGGATGGCGTTCGACCCGGCCGTACACGCCCATCTGGGGCTGGCCGACGGCGAGCGCATCGCCGGTTTCATCCATATCGGCACCGCCCGCGCCGACGTGCCCGAGCGCGAGCGTCCGGATCCAGCCGCCCTGCTGCGCGACTGGACGCCACCGGCATGA
- a CDS encoding N-formylglutamate amidohydrolase, translating into MADADLHTLPALLGADDPAIYTIHRPQGASPYLLLADHAGQQVPRALAGLGLPQRELDRHIGWDIGIAGTTRALAERLDAWAIEQTYSRLLIDCNRPLASPTLIPEASDHTVVPGNAGLSAAQRQQRIDAIHAPYHARIEAELDARREAGRPTLLVMMHSFTPSMNGTLRPWHAGVLYHQDTRFAHALLQALRDEGDLVVGDNEPYSVSNTSDYAVPVHGEGRGLVHVELEIRQDLIADAAGQQAWAERLARIFSALQPRLLASV; encoded by the coding sequence GTGGCTGACGCCGACCTGCACACCTTGCCGGCATTGCTGGGCGCTGACGACCCGGCGATCTACACCATCCACCGGCCGCAGGGCGCTTCGCCGTACCTGCTGCTGGCCGATCACGCCGGGCAGCAGGTACCGCGCGCACTGGCCGGCCTCGGCCTGCCGCAGCGCGAACTTGACCGCCATATCGGCTGGGACATCGGCATCGCCGGCACCACGCGTGCATTGGCCGAACGGCTGGATGCCTGGGCCATCGAGCAGACCTATTCGCGCCTGCTGATCGACTGCAACCGTCCGCTGGCATCGCCGACCCTGATTCCGGAAGCAAGCGATCACACCGTGGTACCGGGCAACGCCGGCCTGTCGGCCGCACAACGGCAGCAGCGCATCGACGCGATCCACGCGCCCTATCACGCCCGCATCGAAGCGGAACTGGATGCGCGCCGCGAAGCCGGCCGCCCGACCCTGCTGGTGATGATGCACAGCTTCACTCCCTCCATGAACGGCACGCTGCGGCCATGGCATGCCGGCGTGCTGTACCACCAGGACACGCGCTTTGCCCACGCCCTGCTGCAGGCACTGCGCGACGAAGGCGATCTGGTGGTCGGTGACAACGAACCGTATTCGGTAAGCAATACCAGCGACTACGCGGTACCGGTGCACGGCGAAGGGCGCGGCCTGGTGCACGTGGAACTGGAGATCCGTCAGGACCTGATCGCCGACGCGGCCGGGCAGCAGGCGTGGGCCGAGCGGCTGGCGCGGATCTTCAGCGCGTTGCAGCCACGGCTGCTGGCATCGGTGTAA
- a CDS encoding MFS transporter, with product MPPLKYPRWALTLLATAQLIIALDATIIFVALHDMGRALQINAQQLQWVVSAYTVAFGGSLLLGGRAADLIGRRRFYRLGMLLFAVASLLGALAPNAGLLIIARAAQGIGAALLFPATLALINTLYEEGPARNRALAIWSMASAVGLALGTLLGGVLTQAFGWPAVLAVIVPLATACALAAGAWLPPDASRPQGRSFDLAGCITVTLGGSLLVTTLVQGPEWGWAAPVTLGCLVLSILILFAFVQIELRSRDPLMQFALLRLPGLRAALGLTFAFMSSYGVQYYFMALYFQDGYGWSPLQAGLAFLPATAVCTVGIQLAEWTLQRWSARRVLVIGNLAGAVGIAWVAAALPHASNFWPLLPGVVVLSIGQGMTWTAMWIVAGQGVPAAQQGVASGMAATAQQIGGALGLAVLVMVANADVAAAGSPDALAGLVRAEYGAAVFALLGVVIALALRPAPVAPAVPACLANDA from the coding sequence ATGCCTCCCCTCAAATACCCGCGCTGGGCACTGACCCTGCTGGCCACCGCCCAGCTGATCATCGCCCTGGATGCCACCATCATCTTTGTCGCGCTGCATGACATGGGCCGCGCGCTGCAGATCAACGCGCAGCAGCTGCAATGGGTGGTCAGTGCCTACACCGTGGCCTTCGGCGGCAGCCTGCTGCTGGGCGGGCGTGCCGCCGACCTGATCGGTCGCCGCCGCTTCTACCGCCTGGGCATGCTGTTGTTCGCGGTGGCATCGCTGCTCGGCGCGCTGGCGCCGAATGCGGGCCTGTTGATCATCGCGCGCGCAGCGCAGGGCATCGGTGCCGCGCTGCTGTTCCCGGCAACGCTGGCCCTGATCAACACGCTGTATGAAGAAGGCCCGGCCCGCAACCGCGCGCTGGCGATCTGGAGCATGGCCAGTGCAGTGGGTCTTGCCTTGGGTACGCTGCTCGGTGGCGTACTCACCCAGGCCTTTGGCTGGCCGGCGGTGCTGGCGGTGATCGTGCCGCTGGCCACCGCGTGCGCGCTTGCCGCCGGTGCGTGGCTGCCGCCCGATGCTTCGCGCCCGCAGGGCCGTTCGTTCGATCTGGCCGGCTGCATCACCGTGACCCTGGGAGGCAGCCTGCTGGTGACCACGCTGGTACAGGGCCCCGAATGGGGGTGGGCGGCGCCCGTCACGCTGGGCTGCCTGGTGCTGTCGATACTGATCCTGTTCGCGTTCGTGCAGATCGAGTTGCGCAGCCGCGATCCACTGATGCAGTTCGCGCTGCTGCGCCTGCCGGGCCTTCGTGCCGCCCTGGGCCTGACCTTCGCGTTCATGAGCAGCTACGGTGTGCAGTACTACTTCATGGCGCTGTACTTCCAGGACGGCTACGGCTGGAGTCCGCTGCAGGCCGGCCTGGCATTCCTGCCGGCCACGGCGGTGTGCACCGTGGGCATCCAGCTTGCCGAGTGGACGCTGCAGCGCTGGAGCGCGCGCAGGGTGCTGGTGATCGGCAACCTGGCCGGTGCCGTCGGCATCGCCTGGGTGGCGGCGGCACTGCCGCATGCCTCGAATTTCTGGCCATTGCTGCCGGGCGTGGTGGTGTTGAGCATCGGCCAGGGCATGACCTGGACCGCGATGTGGATCGTGGCGGGTCAGGGCGTGCCGGCGGCGCAGCAGGGCGTGGCGTCGGGCATGGCGGCCACCGCACAGCAGATCGGCGGTGCGCTGGGCCTGGCGGTACTGGTGATGGTGGCCAACGCCGACGTGGCAGCTGCCGGCTCTCCGGATGCGCTGGCCGGGCTGGTGCGTGCGGAGTACGGCGCCGCAGTGTTTGCACTGCTCGGCGTGGTCATCGCGCTGGCCCTGCGCCCGGCGCCGGTCGCCCCGGCGGTCCCCGCCTGCCTGGCCAACGACGCATGA